A window of Gossypium hirsutum isolate 1008001.06 chromosome D13, Gossypium_hirsutum_v2.1, whole genome shotgun sequence genomic DNA:
AAACAATATTTagacaagaagaaaaagaaatttcttGAGTGAAAGCTAGGAAACATATCAGTTACGGAGTATGAGCGATGGTTGTTCAACTCAGTAAATATGCTTATAAGATGGCGTTGATTAAGAAGGAATTGTGTATTTGTTTCCAAGACGGATTGAATAATGAGATTAAAATGCTTGTGAGTGCAATAAAATTTCATGAGTTCATAATCTTATTTGACCAGGCTTAGAAAATGAGGAAATTTGCTATCAAGAGAAATAGAGCTAGGCAAGAGTTCGAGACTTCAATAAACAAAATGTATCTAGAACATTTTCTACTTTTTCGcgataaaaaattaaagaatcgAGTAGTCTCTTTCAGTGCTATCAGGGTTTATGGCAGAGATAGAATGAAACAGAGTAATGTGAGACCATTGATGACTTCAATAACCAGTGCAGGTAGTGTCAGAAATGTATATAGACTTCAATGCAACCATTGTGGCTGTAATCACTTTGGAGTGTATAGATTGAATGACAGATCTTACTTTAATTGTGGATCTTCCGATCACTtcaagaaagattgtccaaatcGAGCTGAATTGAATAGAGATCAGAATGTAAATCCTGTTGCTTCTTTTAGTAAAGGCAGACAACCAGGAATTTGAGGCACAACTAGAGTTAGTAGAAGCGAAATAAAAGACATAGCGGTTCAGcttctgatgttattaccggtacctTTTCTATCTTTAACGTTACAGTATATACACATTTGTATATATTACTACGTTAGTAATAGAAAGAGTTTACAGGTCGAGCTGATTGATTATGTTATCAAAGTAATGAATCTTTAAGTTAAAGTGTCACAGTTGATTTAGCTTACAAATAGTGTCCATTGAGAATTCAGGGTTATGATTTTCTTGCTAAGttgatgttattgccttttaATGAATTCGACGTTATTTTGATAACTATTTAGCTGATTTTTCATTATTTGGTAGTGAATTGTCATTAGAAATGAATTGAATTGAGATGTCAGAACAGTGAATTGATATTTTTTGAATCTGCTAAGACTGATTATGCTTCAAATATGATTTCAACGATATCCGCGCAGAAATTGATCTGAAAAGGCTATAATCATTTTTAGTTCATATTTTTGGATTATAGAGTATCTAAAATGAAAGTTGATCAGTTACCAATAATttatgagtttatagatgttTTTCTAGAAAAATTATCGGTTTACAGCCAGAATAAGAAGTCAAGTTTACTATAGAATTAGTGTCCGGGATTGCTTCGATTTTGATTGCTCTGTACATAATGACTtcaaccgaattaaaagaattaaaagattAATTGCAAGAATTAATCAACAGAGGTTTTATTCGACCGAGTGTATCACTTGGAGAAgcacctgttctgtttgtgaaaaagaaacatAGGTCGATGGAACTGTATTTAGATTATCGAAAGTTAAATAAAAtcacgataaagaataaatattcattgCTTCGTATTGAAAAcctatttgataaattgaaaagtGCTACAATGTTCTTGAAAATATCCTTTCAATTTGACTATTGTCAGTTGTGAGTTATAGATGTTGATGTCCTGAAAACAACGTAAAAAATCTATTATGGATATTACTATTTTTATCAATGCATTTCGGATGAACTAATGCTCTTGTAGCATTTATGGATTTGAGGAATCAGGTTTTTCAGCCACATTTTGAcagttttgttattattttattgatgCTATTTTGATCTATTATAAAACTAATTTGTAGCAtgctcaatattttaaaattttgtattatagGCGATTTATTAAGAATTTCTCAATAATGGTATTGCCAATGATGAAGCCATTATAGGAAAACATCAAATTTGTTTGGTCAGATAAGTGCTAGAAGAGTTTTGACAGTTGAAAGCTTTATTAACAGAAGCTTCGGTACTGATTCAGTCTAAGTCCAAGAAGGAATTCATTATTTATAGTAATGCTTCACTTAGATGCTCTTAAATTATGATGGTTTAATTATTGTAGAATTGAGAGTTAAACCATTATTGTAGAATTTGTAGTTAAACCATTATTCCAGTATGGATTGTgataatagtctatatttttgaaattgaatatgtGTGTTGAGCAATTTTGAGATTATAGGAGACATCTTACAAGAGGCTTATAGCAGAGTCTATTTGGTTCAGTCAAATGGTGACAAAATGTGAAATGACTTGAGACAAAGTTACTGATAGCTTGGAATAAAACGTGAAATTATagagtttgtatcgagatgtcTGGCATGTCAACAGGTCAAAGTTGAATATCAAGTTCTGTCTAGGTTATTACGATTTATTGTGATTTCTGATTGAATATAAAGATGAATCAAGATGAATTTCATATCTGGACTATATTTGATGTCGAGAAATAAAGACTCGATCTAGTTTattattgatagattgacgaaattggctcattttattctggtcaGAACAAATTACTCGTTTAGAATGCTAATTGAGATATATGTATAAGAGAATTTCATATTTGCACAGAGTGTCGTTGTATATCATTTATGGTTGAGATCCGAGATCACCTCTAGAATTTTTAGAGTAAACTTCACAAGGCTTTGGATGTTAAACTTAACTTCAGTACAACATTCCAATCACAGTCAAATAGGTAGTCAGAACATGTAACACAAGTTCTAGATGACATATTATAGTGTTATATCATCGGGTTTAATTGCACGATAACAAACTAGTTGGGATAGATTTAATCTGGAAAACCCGAAGAGTCTTTAAGAACATAGTAATCGAAATTATTTTCAGGTAAgaaatttcaaggacaaaattttctaaggggggagagttgtaacaatccattttttagtggtgtcagaaacagtggttttgagaccaaaaatccAATGAAaaagtctgtaaatattattatttaatatttatgagtaaaatataatattatattgaattttgatttgataatttttggtaattgaatgaatatttaaGTACAAGTAGGTTGtctctaaagtcaagtggttttagaaaatgaggtattgggacctcatttctataaatcaagcatgtaaatatttaatattatatagatgtattgaaatttggttgagaaattttgacgtttggatagttaattaaagaaaaaaagactaaatcataaaagttgcaAAAATTACTCACTCttgatttttcttaattaaatggcTTAAATAGTAAAAGTGAGAGGTGttatattgtaattagaccataattgAACAATATGGATGGTTGGTGGAAGTTTAGGTTGAAATTATATTAGttaaaaatgataattaataaaataaggtatttaaaacataaaaaaatatatggtcATAATCTTCCACTTAACAATCTTCacagaaatgagaaaaaaaaaagcttgggAAGCCATTGTTATGCCTCCAAGGTTCGACCAAGCTTTACTTTAATGCATGGTAAGCTATTTTCACccgtttttattatttttatgtttttaaaatcgcAATTAGGTCTAGCTAACCTGAGGGTTAATTCGtacaattgttaaaattttagggacTTATCATGAatgatttaaatatgtttatgaaCTTATTTGATAGATTCatgaatttgatagttaaataaaagtattttgttaagtgattttttgtaattttaatttttaaggatttaattCTTAAAATAGTTAACCTTCATGGAATTTTGGTGAAATAGTTATAAATATGGGCTTTAGTGAGTCTATAAGAAATTCATCTACAATGGGTTTTGATTAAATGTgattaatttgaaagttttaggtttaggggttaaattgCACAAAGGGTAAAATGTGGgggtaatttttataataaaagggcttatatgtttaaatttaattatttgagatttttgAATGGAATAATTGAATGAAAACTATTATTTAGATCAATAAAGAAATCAATCAGATTCAAATCACGGAAGGCCAAAGTAGCGACATAGTCATTGGTTTCATTTCCGTAATCATTTTTGttcaggtaagttcataattTGGTTAAATTAGATAGTTGTTGTTTTGTGATTTAATACCTATTTATTTATGTGGTGATCAGGTTTGTTGGTTGAAAAacaagtaagaccatagctgaaagacgttatggcatcacAGTTCatacgagtaagaccatagttgaaagacgctATGACATTGCAATTCAAACGTGTAAGACCATTGTTGAAAGACATTATGGCAACAAGacgaaaaatgaagaaaactatagttgaaagacactatgacaatataacagaaaataaataagaccattgttgaaagacactatgacaaCATGacaaaaatgaataagaccatagttgaaagacactatggcatcacgatggaaataaataagaccatggatgaaagacgcTACGAcattctttgaaatttttttatcagGTAATATGTATCGATGATGGACACCACACTAATGGTCTGAGATCCTATATGTATTGCAGTTTCATAGAAGCTAGTGTGAGCATTGTTCCTACATATTCGACATTAATTCATTTTGGTTCATCAGGTGAAAAATGAATAAGTGATAGTggaattgaattttaaatatgcTTACTTGTAATGTTTTATGCCATGATAAAATCATTTGTTTCGTAAATGTTAACCCTTAACCATGGTTTATTGAGTGTAAACGGAAGTACGAGATGGttatatgaaatttgatatataaatggaaaattttaaaatgaataattgaAATGGTATGTGATATGTTAAATGAATATATGATGGATAAATTGAAGTTATACGTGTGTTTACTTATAGATGTTATGTCTTAAGAAGGTTATATAGTTATATTTGCAAGATTTGTGGTGTATAAGAGATAATTAAAACATATGAGCTAATTACTGTGGTTTGACATGGTTTCTTTAAGTAGATTTTATTTAGTGAgattaattttaagtttatacgaacttactaagcaaagATTTGCTTATATCCATTGTGTCTTTTTGTAGATCGTCAGAAGTTTATGTCAGTTGGAAGTTCAAGtcggagctcacactatccgCTCTTCGACTCGATAGAAATTGTGGCTATTTTGAATTAGGTTATAGGTGGCATGTATGAGGAGTTTAAATTTACTTGTTATTAGGCATTTTGTTTCATGCTTTGTTATGTGAtgttgtagttgtgttcatttggctcttttggtatgttttgactaTATTTATATAAGTGGTAAGATTCATGCCTTTACAAGTTTGGTTTTGATTGTGGTTTAAGGTTATGAAATGCTTGATAGAAACATGTTTTGAGATTTGGGAAATGATGTATGTGATTTAGATTctaaatgtttgaattgtggtaccaatgagggtacattggttaggcacttaggttgaaagtttttggtatgtttttttacatgtttgaatgtgttttgaataggtgaaAATGGTTGGGTTTGATACCTAAGAAATGTTGATTGAAATTACTTGTTTTGAATTTGGTTgcacatggcttgggacacggTCTACCACACGGCCTTGTGCCACCCACGGTCtctccacacggtcgtgtgtcttgtTGATTTTAGGTAGAGGATTTTTCAGACGGGTTCAATTTGTTACACGGCCcggagacacgactgtgtgaccctattttgaattATACACGGTCTGAGAACAAGAGCGTGTGGAATAGTCACACAACCATATTTGAGGCCACATGGGCTAGCCtctatcacacggccatgtgacctctgttttctatttttttccatatttttctattttgtttcagttTAGTCTATGTTTGTTTCCGAACTGATTTAAAGGTTTCGTAGACCCGATTTAGtcctaattaaattataaatggtaGTGGAGTATACAGAAGCCCGTATATGATCTGAGAAATGATGTATTTTTTAATCATAAATTGAATTGACTATGTTTGGacaatttttgttaaatttgaataataattaTGCATTTATAAAGTATTCTATGTTGTTTAAGATAATCAATGTGAATTGAATATGTTCTATTCCGATTATGACTGTAGCATTCCGTAACTCGAGTCTGAAAATTGGATCAAGATATGAGTGTTACAGATTGTCGAGATGCTTATTATGTTCACTATTCTACTCAACGTCTTCAGTTAGCATTGGTTGCAACAACTAGATAAGGGGTTGAAGTGCATCAATTTTTTAAAGACCTGTCTGGTATTTTTAGTATTGCTTTTACTGTAagtttatatatgtatgttttgttTCCTTGTTTATCTATCTAAATTTAGTTGTGCAATTACGaaaaattcttgttttaataaaataatatataatatcgtgggaatatttttatcattttaaatcatATGAAAGGTAAAAAAAATGTGTTTGATGGAATTCAAACcccaaatattataattttcaatgtttttactattttaactaaaactttatttgatgttttaataaaattttataaatttatttgttacataattttctgttttgtttaaATATGAGGAGAGATGTGGTAAACAATTTTTGGTtcaaaaaagaaatggaaaattaGGATAATGTAGCATTTGGAATATTGAAGTGGTATACATTGTTTAGGGAAACCATATTCCATGCAAGTTTATAACATGGTAAAATTGATGGTGATAAAAACACATAAGTTTTAGTTAAAATATATAGAATACAAAAACAATATAAAACATCACCCTGTTTCTGATGTAgacaaaaaaatatgttttttttttgttttttgtttttttgtttttttgtttttgtttttttttttttttgtaatggtTAAGTTCTATGGTTTCCTTTGTGAAATGGCCTTGAGCAGTAGTTATCCTTTTTACCTCCCAGTTGGATTGACAAGTTGAGAGAAGATTACACTATCATCCTTACTTTCATTCAGTTCATGTTCACTGCCAACACTAAGGTTGCCAGATTCTCTTGGGTTTCTTACACTAGCATCTCTTGACCGTACACTTCCTTGATCACCGGACGAGCCGGAACTATCTGCAGTTTCTTGGAGTTGGAGAGCAAACTCAAGGTTCCACAACACATCCCCCATGTGAGGACGATCAATCCCTTGATCCGATAAGCACTTCACAGCTGTTCCTGCAAACTTCTTTAAACATTCTGGATCTATTTTGTCTTTCAAGTGAGGGTCAATGATGTCATCCAGTGTTCCTTTCTTGTGACAACTAAGTGCCCAATCTGCCAGACTAACTTGTTCTTTAGGAAGACTAGGATTGAGAGCTGGTCTAGCACATAATGCCTCAAAGAGAACAACACCAAAGGAGTAAACGTCGGATTTTTCGGTCAGTTGCTGTCTTCGGAAATATTCCGGGTCCAAGTACCCAAAGCTACCTTTCACCACTGTACTCACATGGCCTTGATTCATGTCAGGACCAGTTTTGGATAGCCCGAAATCCGAAACTTTTGCAACCCATTTTTCATCCAACAGAATGTTGGTTGTCTTTACATCCCTATGAATAATGGTGTACTGAGCTCCAGTGTGGAGATAATGCAGTCCCCTGGCTGCTCCAATACAGATTTCTAGCCTTTTCTTCCATGACAGATTTGATtttttgttgttataaatgtgttCCCTGAAAGTTCCAAGGGCCATGTAATCATAAACCAAGCACATCTCCCCACCATCTTCACAAAACCCAATCAAAGAAACCAAATGCTTGTGTCTCAACTTTGAAAGCATCTCAATCTCAGTTTGGAACTCATTGATTCCTTGTTCTGATGATGGATTGGATCGTTTAATGGCCACCTTGGTACCTCCATTAATAACTCCTTTATACACCTTCCCAAACCCTCCAACACCTATGACATTAGATTCATCAAAGTTATTTGTGGCTTGCTTGATTTCTGCTATGGAGAAATGGCGAGACAGACCTTGCGCCAGGGCTGAAATATGAGCGCTGTTTGATCTGCTTCCTCCTACGTTGGAGTTCCCATAAACTGGTAGCCAACTAGAGGTATGTGATCCAACCCCATGCACTTTTCTCTTCTTTGTATAGAAGAAAGCTAATAGTGCAACCACCACGAAGGCCGCTGCCGCTCCTCCGGTGGCTCCAACAACAACTATATTATCGCTGGACTTGGAAAACGTCTTAGGCTTGTTCATCGCCGCTTGGTCCTCTTGAATCATCATATCCGACAGTTCCGGATTTGGACTTGCCAAACTTCTGCCTTCACTAACCTTGAAAATCTCAAGTCCATTGAGCAGAACATTATAGAACCTTGGCTTGTGTATAGCTGAAGGGTTGAGATCTACTCGAATCTGATTATGACCTGATTCATCATTGAGATCTAGAGCGAAATCTTTGTATGTGGCAACCTCCTTCTGATTTGTCCAAGCAATTATATCAGCTGGATAAGGGTCAGCTATAGCTGAACGATTGTTGAGGTAAATGTTGAATACTCTGTTGTTCAGTTTATCAAACTGAAACTCACAAAAATGTAACCTCACAACATATGTGAAATTGGGATCAACTCGGAACACCCATGTGAGGTTGGCCCGCAAGTTGAGTTTACCATATTTTCCCATTACCCTTGCTGTGCTATAAACATCTTCAGGAGCTGTAGCAGTTGACATGTTGCCGTAATCAATCTTAATTGTTTTATCAGATTGAATACCGAGTCCCTCTACAGCACCATTCAAATAAGTACCATCGATATACCAAGTTCTTGAAAGGCCACCAGCATCTTTGTTTGGAGGTATGAATTGTCCACCAACATTCACTCTATACATGGTCTGCAAATTCTCTGTCGGCACATCCAAGACGCCCCCCGAACGGTAACCCACCATAGTTGCCGTCCCAAACAAGTTTGGCATTGCAACCAATTCAATGCCATTAACAAAAGCAAAAGTGTCTGAATAGTTGGTTGAAGGTGTAAATGTAATCTCTAAACTATCAGAATCTGAAGGTGCCAAGGAATACTCTCGTACAAGATAAGCCTGCGTAAGTGCTCGACACGTAATTGCAGCGCTGAAATTGTTCATCAAGGTGATCTCTCCAGCTGCCACTGCGAAATATGATTTGGAAACATCGTAGTTTCCGAAAGTTGAAGGATAAAAATGGAACCTGAGGAAGTAACGCTCCTTAGCTTTTTTAGGGAACTTATAGGTTGCTTGGGATTTGAAGATTCTGGCATTCATGTATGGAAGTGTTGAAGGAAGTAAAGGGTCATGATATTGAGCTCCAGCTTGTTCTGAATTTTGAGAGGAAGTCAGGTATTTGGTATCTTCTACCCATGTTCTTCCATATTCATCTTTCCCACCCTTTGACCCACAGTCCACAAACAATGGCTGGCTTGAAACAAGAATAAGATTGAATATCAGACAAACCCCAGCAATTAAATTCGCTAGATACTTCATCCTTTTCATGGATAGAATCAGAAATCCCTGGAAAAATAATAACACTCAAGAAACCTTCAATGGAGGCGTACAGGAAAACAAAGCaggaaaagaaatttttttttttgtttcttaaaaaAGGAACAAATTAATAATTCTCCTGTACGCCTAAAAAGGCTAATTCTTCTTTGGTTTTGATGCAAAAAGGTATTAACCTAATCCATTTCTATACCCCCATGGCAACTCAAACATTGCCGAAGCTTTTCCTTTTTgtctttattctttcttttccctGCGATTAAAGGAATCAAACCAGGGAAAATGAAGAAGGTTTTATTATCTTTAGTATTatggtttcattttttttttcttattttgatttccatttttggtcatttgttcaaACAAGATGATTGAACGTTGAGAAAATTAGTTGGAAACTGATGAATGAGAGTAAGAAACGTATTTGATCcgttataaatgtatgaattcCTTTGGAGAAAACTCCGCTAAATTAGCATTTTATGTTAGGCTGTTTCTatagattcttttttttttttaacgcAATAGATTGTTCTGTctctaataaattatatttgatttttcataattttattaataaattaaatttagtatTAAATGTAAATTTGTGTTAATATTATTAGtcatttatgaatttttatctaatcaactataaaaattaaattaaatactaaaaaattaaccttattaccttttggtaccaaaatgtataatttttttattaaaattcaagTACCATATTAGCTCCAAATAACAAAAAATACTACATTAAACaagaatcaaattcatataccaaaatgatgtaataaatcaatttcaatttatttattatttcataaagTTATAATAATGAACCCCAACATGCTCATTTCCTTTAGTGGATTTGCATAATATAGATGCTCTTTTTAAGATAGACGTTCAAAAATGTTGTCTTAACATCCATTTGCTAGATCTCGTAATCGAGAATCGCCATTGCAATAGGCAACGATATGTAGATTAACTTGGGTATAACAACCGGAGAGAAGGTTTATTTGTAATCAATACATTATTTCTAAGTATAACATTTTGCTACAAGTTggccttataagtttccacttttccatgTACATTCCTTTTCCTCttatagatccacttacaccctatgggttttatcCCTTTCGATAAGTGTTGGATCTCGAGCCATGattgtagtatattcatttgtaaaattataaaaaaaaatttgaaatacatTGGTTGATAAAACAAAGTCATTaatatactttgtttaattttcctTACATAGgttttgcacacaaagcaaaatggaagtaaatgttgctcattagttgtctaatatttaactaatactaagtggtagtACGTGGTCGGATCTTAATATGAaaatacaacttatattagtagactaacttaaacatgtccttagtctaatcggaaatgagcaaaccaattgaaagagtAATATGTCGTCTTTCAagttcaattggggagatgttttgtcttgggcatcggagtggatgatttccaaaagatagagacatagatgtgactgattggatTGACAGTACACCGGACTAGatccaagaagaatagatcctgaatccatttATGAGTTTATTCACTTGttacgttcatagtgtgacatagtGCTCGTACttggacccgatgtgagagagaCCCAAAAATCCCTTATAGACATTAATGGGGTGACAACCCTAGTACGGATACTAGTTGTCATCCACCCTATACCTATTCTGAGtaggatttttttatttgaaataagcCACTACAACTTAACAGAGGTTCTATTTTCTCTTAGTAGAAATAGATGACAGCGATAGGGCTATTTACACAacattgagatgtttttattctaccgaaaaatagagagaaattaTTCTCAACTGTTAGGTAATTTTTTtctggaataacaattctaccggtttctattaaaaagagaaaatttccTTTTTCACCCCAAAATGAGAGAAAATTTTTTCTAGTTCTATATTTCGATTCAATtgattcgagcccacactcgaagtagttcatggtatgagaatagcggagaagatcatttggttgaaagttgaGAACAACGAATGTCCACTAAGCCAAAAACACAAGTATGAATTTGGTtagagtttattgctataaatatcacaaaatgagtcgattttcaaattttttatattctactGTACAAGAAAAGCATTTTCAAACCAGATCTTTTTCCAAcatttggtatcaaagccaagGTGTGTTATGTTTATAGTGTAAATTGAGACCGAACCTCTCTTTTCATTTTGTTTGATtgatatttgataagatgtgacattcttatCATTATTCGcatgtttaggggaatgtatgtgaatgaatgctttattatatatttgttatatcattattaatttttgCCAAGGTTGTGCCTCTTAGGAAATAGattgtggactatcatctccacataggattattatttttagtttatatagaattcttgtgagctgGAAACGGACATAGgaaataaatgtaattttttcaaaaaggaGTCCATGACGAGGAAAAGATAGAGAGATGGTGGCTGAAGACACAAGGAATGCCTTGTggtgaaaaattatgtaatttttggtttttcatttattttctagaaatagaaccatggaaaccttggctgacaatttttttaaattacccATCTTATAATATATCCGTTTAATAATTGTTAATGATATAAATCTAACATATTTGTATAAGATGATCCACATTCAATCAATTAAGTATAATAAGTGTgctaatgagaaaatacatgtgttgtattgttcaaTCAATTattgtgagaagtgtggtaataagAAGGTGCATGTTTACGATTGAATCTAGCAAATAAAGGTttggtttttaagtggtcaaataaGACTCAcctctgtaacacccttaactcataTTTGTCGTCaaaacaaggttacggagcattactggaatTTATAGAACATGTAACAGACATTTCATATTACTTGGCATTCATATTTGAAATCAATCATAATATCCTTTGTAagagcccttgaggcccaaaacatatattagaaacaagtcgggactaaaccgggtgcTCAGAGTATTTTttacaaaatctcaaaatttttttcaaggtacagaggacacacgcccatgtggtctggccgtgtgactcacacgacaaAGAGACACGCCCGTTTCTCAGGCCAtgtaggcattcgaaatagggcacacagccgtgtcttagcccgtgtccgtacccatgtaactctttgaattGGGTctcatggccaagtcacacgcccgtgtgctaggctgtgtgaccatgaaaatttacattaaataggtgcagaggtcatatggccaagccacacgcccgtgtgccaagctgtgtgaaagatgcaagggacacacgactgaaacaaacgcccatgtgctaggccgtgtgtcacacacggctgagacacacgcctatgtctctacccgtgtggatgaaataaggtcatttcctagCCATATTTCTTACCTAAATTTTCCTTTCACCTACACAAACACTTAGATATGTTCTCAAGAAAATACAAGACATTCAAATCCAACCAAAATCAAGCTTTATACTTAACATCTTACCACAtccattcaaaaaaaaatctttagTTACCAACttgaccatatatatataaattgatttgTACCTAATTTACCAATTGCAAACCAACCATCAACATATTTATAAACtatccatcattcaacc
This region includes:
- the LOC107893595 gene encoding receptor-like protein kinase ANXUR2, with product MKRMKYLANLIAGVCLIFNLILVSSQPLFVDCGSKGGKDEYGRTWVEDTKYLTSSQNSEQAGAQYHDPLLPSTLPYMNARIFKSQATYKFPKKAKERYFLRFHFYPSTFGNYDVSKSYFAVAAGEITLMNNFSAAITCRALTQAYLVREYSLAPSDSDSLEITFTPSTNYSDTFAFVNGIELVAMPNLFGTATMVGYRSGGVLDVPTENLQTMYRVNVGGQFIPPNKDAGGLSRTWYIDGTYLNGAVEGLGIQSDKTIKIDYGNMSTATAPEDVYSTARVMGKYGKLNLRANLTWVFRVDPNFTYVVRLHFCEFQFDKLNNRVFNIYLNNRSAIADPYPADIIAWTNQKEVATYKDFALDLNDESGHNQIRVDLNPSAIHKPRFYNVLLNGLEIFKVSEGRSLASPNPELSDMMIQEDQAAMNKPKTFSKSSDNIVVVGATGGAAAAFVVVALLAFFYTKKRKVHGVGSHTSSWLPVYGNSNVGGSRSNSAHISALAQGLSRHFSIAEIKQATNNFDESNVIGVGGFGKVYKGVINGGTKVAIKRSNPSSEQGINEFQTEIEMLSKLRHKHLVSLIGFCEDGGEMCLVYDYMALGTFREHIYNNKKSNLSWKKRLEICIGAARGLHYLHTGAQYTIIHRDVKTTNILLDEKWVAKVSDFGLSKTGPDMNQGHVSTVVKGSFGYLDPEYFRRQQLTEKSDVYSFGVVLFEALCARPALNPSLPKEQVSLADWALSCHKKGTLDDIIDPHLKDKIDPECLKKFAGTAVKCLSDQGIDRPHMGDVLWNLEFALQLQETADSSGSSGDQGSVRSRDASVRNPRESGNLSVGSEHELNESKDDSVIFSQLVNPTGR